A single window of Sphingobium sp. SCG-1 DNA harbors:
- a CDS encoding VOC family protein, with amino-acid sequence MGADLHDISYVRIGSEDIEESVRFATKILGLELVGREADAAYLRGDNRDHNVVYTRGARSGHVVGFELPTMKALDDAAALFERAGVAVRHGTMDEHEQRRVKGLITIQDPTGNVIDLVARPAASGSRYYGTRDAGITSFSHIGLRTASPKADEDFWTSMLSAKVSDWIGDAALLRIDDVHHKIALFPSTFAGIQHVNFQVESQDDIMRSFYFLQKNNVKIVFGPGRHPTSGARFLYFQGPDDMIYEYSTGVRMITEEDEKTYVPRQFPKAASSFCMWGSEPDIPEFRVQPESAKPGFVRAA; translated from the coding sequence ATGGGCGCCGATCTGCACGATATCAGCTATGTCCGGATCGGGTCCGAAGATATCGAAGAAAGCGTCCGTTTTGCCACGAAGATACTTGGTCTGGAACTGGTCGGCCGCGAAGCGGACGCGGCGTATCTACGCGGCGACAATCGGGATCATAATGTCGTCTATACCAGGGGCGCTCGATCGGGCCATGTGGTAGGCTTCGAACTGCCGACGATGAAGGCTTTGGATGATGCTGCGGCTCTCTTCGAGCGGGCTGGAGTTGCAGTACGTCATGGGACAATGGACGAGCATGAGCAACGCCGGGTAAAGGGGCTCATCACTATTCAAGACCCGACTGGGAACGTGATCGATCTCGTGGCGCGGCCCGCCGCCAGTGGATCGCGCTATTATGGCACGCGTGACGCAGGGATCACTTCGTTCAGCCACATTGGCCTGCGCACTGCCTCTCCCAAGGCGGACGAGGATTTCTGGACATCAATGCTCAGCGCCAAGGTCAGCGACTGGATCGGCGATGCGGCGCTGCTGCGGATCGACGATGTCCATCACAAGATCGCGCTGTTCCCTTCCACTTTTGCAGGCATTCAGCACGTCAATTTTCAGGTCGAGAGTCAGGACGACATCATGCGGTCGTTCTATTTTCTGCAGAAGAACAATGTGAAGATCGTGTTCGGCCCCGGCCGTCACCCCACATCGGGAGCAAGGTTCCTCTACTTCCAAGGGCCAGACGACATGATCTACGAATATTCGACGGGCGTGCGCATGATTACCGAAGAAGACGAAAAGACATACGTGCCGCGTCAGTTTCCGAAAGCGGCGTCGAGTTTCTGCATGTGGGGTTCCGAACCGGACATCCCCGAGTTCCGCGTCCAGCCGGAGTCCGCAAAGCCCGGCTTCGTCCGTGCCGCCTGA
- a CDS encoding VOC family protein, whose amino-acid sequence MATITEAETGDTVKLTPVLKTVLYSHATLECRDIARTRAFFEEFLGFETVQMAAVSFWARKGGDQIIVVVQSPSKNKETMPFLNHNGLDVGTDTEVDEAYDVVRRDAEKWGLHKITKPVVQHGTYCFYFWDMDDNAWEILSNPPGGYSWGFKLGDQEGVGHMSRKFKRPDTTSVEEN is encoded by the coding sequence ATGGCGACGATCACCGAAGCGGAGACAGGCGATACCGTCAAGCTGACGCCTGTGCTCAAGACCGTTCTTTATTCGCATGCCACGCTCGAATGTCGTGACATTGCGCGCACCCGTGCGTTCTTCGAGGAGTTCCTCGGTTTCGAGACCGTCCAGATGGCGGCAGTGTCGTTCTGGGCGCGCAAGGGTGGCGATCAGATCATCGTGGTCGTACAGAGTCCGTCCAAGAATAAGGAAACGATGCCGTTCCTTAATCATAATGGCCTCGACGTCGGTACCGATACCGAGGTCGATGAAGCTTATGACGTGGTAAGGCGCGACGCTGAGAAGTGGGGCTTACACAAGATCACGAAGCCTGTCGTTCAGCATGGCACCTATTGCTTCTATTTCTGGGATATGGACGACAATGCGTGGGAGATACTTTCCAATCCTCCAGGCGGTTATTCCTGGGGATTCAAGCTTGGCGATCAGGAAGGCGTCGGCCATATGAGCCGCAAGTTCAAGCGCCCCGACACGACGTCGGTCGAGGAGAACTGA
- a CDS encoding 2-hydroxymuconic semialdehyde dehydrogenase: MAETHAHGRGPQASPTLLRNYVGGRFIDGGRPFDIVDPATGRVHAIAHEADKAIVDAAVAAARAAVEGDWGSMTLAKRRALLVAVADRIEQRFDDFLEAEIADTGKPYELAHHLDIPRGAANFRVFADAIANLPTETFEMDTPDGGKALNYALRKPLGVVGVISPWNLPLLLMTWKVAPAMACGNAVIVKPSEETPSTTTLLGEVMSEVGMPDGAFNVINGFGPNSTGEMLTSHPGVRAITFTGETRTGAAIMRSAAPTVKALSFELGGKNPAIVFADADIEAAIGGLSRAVFLNTGQVCLAPERIYVERPVFDQFVAGIKAKAEALKPGLPHEEGVNFGPLISDEHRRKVLGYYQSALDEGATVVTGGGVPKLAGEAAGGFFVEPTIWTGLPHDAKVCREEIFGPCAAIIPFDTEEEAVRMANDTEYGLASSIWTTNLSRAHRVGKVMEVGISWVNCWFLRDLRTPFGGSKMSGVGREGGEHSINFYSEPTNICIKL; the protein is encoded by the coding sequence ATGGCAGAAACGCATGCTCATGGTCGGGGACCGCAAGCCAGCCCGACCCTATTGCGAAATTATGTTGGCGGCCGTTTTATAGATGGTGGACGTCCTTTCGACATTGTTGATCCCGCAACAGGTCGCGTTCATGCCATCGCCCATGAGGCCGATAAGGCGATCGTCGATGCAGCTGTAGCGGCCGCCCGCGCAGCAGTCGAAGGCGACTGGGGCAGCATGACGCTCGCCAAGCGGCGCGCCTTGCTGGTCGCCGTAGCCGACCGCATCGAACAGCGTTTCGACGATTTTCTCGAAGCCGAAATTGCCGATACCGGTAAGCCGTATGAATTGGCGCACCATCTGGACATCCCGCGCGGCGCCGCCAATTTCCGGGTCTTTGCCGATGCCATCGCCAACCTTCCTACCGAAACGTTTGAAATGGACACGCCGGACGGCGGTAAGGCGCTGAATTATGCGTTGCGCAAACCACTTGGTGTGGTGGGCGTGATCTCGCCGTGGAACCTTCCTCTGCTACTGATGACCTGGAAAGTGGCTCCTGCGATGGCTTGCGGTAACGCTGTGATCGTTAAGCCGTCAGAGGAGACGCCGTCCACGACCACGCTGCTGGGCGAAGTCATGAGCGAAGTCGGGATGCCCGATGGTGCATTCAACGTCATCAACGGTTTTGGACCCAATTCCACTGGTGAGATGCTGACAAGCCACCCCGGCGTGCGTGCGATCACTTTTACCGGCGAAACGCGGACAGGCGCTGCGATCATGCGCTCTGCCGCGCCGACCGTAAAGGCGCTGTCATTCGAACTGGGCGGCAAGAATCCGGCGATCGTGTTTGCCGACGCGGACATAGAAGCGGCGATCGGGGGATTGTCGCGCGCCGTATTCCTGAATACCGGTCAGGTGTGCCTTGCGCCTGAGCGTATCTACGTCGAGCGGCCAGTGTTCGACCAGTTCGTAGCGGGGATCAAAGCGAAGGCCGAAGCGCTGAAGCCGGGCCTTCCTCATGAAGAGGGCGTCAACTTCGGCCCGCTTATTTCCGATGAACACCGCCGCAAGGTGCTGGGCTATTATCAATCTGCGTTAGATGAAGGCGCAACTGTCGTTACCGGCGGAGGCGTTCCCAAACTGGCCGGAGAGGCAGCGGGCGGGTTCTTCGTTGAGCCGACGATATGGACGGGGCTGCCGCACGATGCAAAAGTATGCCGTGAAGAAATATTCGGACCCTGCGCCGCTATCATCCCCTTCGATACGGAAGAAGAAGCGGTTCGCATGGCGAACGATACCGAATATGGCCTCGCCTCTTCGATCTGGACGACCAATCTTTCCCGCGCGCACCGCGTCGGCAAGGTCATGGAAGTGGGCATTTCTTGGGTAAACTGCTGGTTCTTGCGCGATTTGCGTACGCCGTTCGGAGGTTCCAAGATGTCCGGCGTCGGCCGGGAAGGCGGGGAGCACTCGATCAACTTCTATTCCGAGCCGACCAACATCTGCATCAAGCTCTAG
- a CDS encoding TonB-dependent receptor: MKLTVKAALGFTVAISALIAPAKAQEAAPDSANSANVTAPTDASGEPVQQGVGLADIVVTAQKRSESLQKIPAAVTAVTGAALQQRGVTNLAAAQELVPAARFHQEGNTVQVFLRGVGSNLDFANVQPSVAFNFNGVFIPREGTSVGLYDIDRLEALPGPQGTLYGRSAIGGTVNVSFARPEFTNSVSGTFEAGNYDLYRGTVVGNLAASDSFAIRAAIDYTHRDGYMETGSDSRKDFSARISALWQPSSDLTVYLWGYTAAKNGNTSNLVNKGSRAIYDANGQLQGFEYDENAFLRDDPYDDLRPGALASTAPFGQPTPSTQDYKNWVTGAQIDWRLGDGMTLTYIPSYFYLNSTVNVYWLGVLPAYKQDIYHATTHELRLAGDVGRVNYLLGLYGYRTVQSGEALVGTTMGPDGPAIPGTPFPFHSSNVQRNRLKGAAVFGQVTYTLTDQLRLTAGARYGTDDTNARGISLDDQVTPYTFNDSIKRFDYKLGAQYDIAPRIMLYVQYQTGYQPQTFNEVADLPGRTNRVRTGTLKAIAGGFKARFFDNTLQINDEIFFSEYRNLAQQAYDASKLFNPIFNAGKVTIPGNQLDVLWQPTPDDRINFSVSYIKNRNKDFVTPSGVSYNGLSGPYAADWTINGGISHDFHFTSGYVRAQADARYESHWYADFVHNPGTRQDAYAKVNAAITYYSDDGSWNAGIWGRNLTDKVVIAATAAAGIPGPATAYLDSPRTYGLRAGFKF; the protein is encoded by the coding sequence ATGAAGCTTACCGTTAAAGCCGCCTTGGGCTTCACTGTTGCGATATCAGCGCTCATTGCTCCGGCAAAAGCACAGGAGGCTGCTCCGGACTCAGCGAATTCGGCCAATGTGACCGCACCGACTGATGCTAGTGGCGAACCGGTCCAGCAGGGAGTGGGGCTGGCTGACATCGTCGTCACGGCGCAAAAGCGGAGTGAAAGCTTACAGAAAATTCCTGCTGCCGTGACAGCCGTAACAGGTGCTGCTCTACAACAGCGCGGAGTTACCAATCTTGCTGCCGCGCAGGAACTCGTCCCAGCCGCTCGCTTCCATCAGGAGGGCAACACCGTGCAAGTGTTCTTGCGTGGCGTCGGTTCCAACCTCGACTTTGCGAACGTGCAGCCCTCGGTTGCATTCAACTTCAACGGCGTTTTCATCCCGCGCGAAGGCACCAGCGTCGGGCTGTATGACATCGATCGACTGGAAGCGCTGCCAGGGCCACAGGGTACACTTTACGGCCGCAGCGCAATCGGCGGCACAGTCAACGTCAGCTTCGCCCGCCCTGAGTTCACGAACAGTGTGAGCGGCACCTTTGAAGCAGGCAATTACGACCTGTATCGTGGCACGGTCGTCGGCAATCTTGCGGCTTCGGACAGCTTCGCGATTCGCGCGGCAATCGATTACACGCACCGTGATGGCTACATGGAAACGGGGTCGGACTCGCGCAAAGACTTTTCCGCCCGCATCAGCGCCTTGTGGCAGCCTTCAAGCGACCTGACGGTTTACTTGTGGGGCTACACGGCTGCAAAGAATGGCAACACGTCGAACCTGGTGAATAAAGGTTCACGCGCGATTTACGATGCAAATGGTCAGTTGCAGGGATTTGAGTATGACGAAAACGCGTTCCTGCGGGACGATCCCTATGACGATTTGCGGCCCGGAGCACTGGCTTCTACCGCACCCTTTGGTCAGCCCACGCCATCCACACAGGATTACAAGAACTGGGTGACGGGCGCGCAAATAGATTGGCGGCTCGGCGATGGGATGACACTGACCTACATTCCAAGTTATTTCTACCTCAATTCCACAGTCAATGTGTACTGGCTCGGCGTACTGCCCGCGTACAAGCAAGACATCTATCATGCCACCACGCACGAGTTGCGGCTTGCGGGCGATGTCGGTCGGGTAAACTATCTGTTGGGCCTTTATGGCTATCGCACGGTCCAGAGCGGCGAGGCTTTAGTGGGTACGACGATGGGACCGGATGGACCTGCGATACCCGGTACGCCATTTCCTTTCCATTCGAGCAATGTGCAGCGCAACCGGCTGAAGGGCGCGGCTGTTTTCGGTCAAGTAACCTACACGCTGACCGATCAGCTAAGGCTCACTGCCGGCGCACGCTACGGCACGGATGACACGAACGCACGGGGCATCTCGCTCGACGACCAGGTAACGCCTTACACCTTCAATGACTCGATCAAGCGCTTCGATTACAAGCTAGGCGCGCAGTACGATATCGCTCCCAGGATCATGCTGTATGTGCAGTATCAGACGGGTTATCAGCCGCAGACCTTCAACGAAGTGGCTGACCTTCCCGGTCGTACCAACCGTGTCCGCACGGGAACGCTGAAGGCGATCGCCGGCGGCTTCAAGGCGCGGTTCTTCGACAATACGCTGCAAATCAATGATGAGATTTTCTTTTCCGAATACCGGAACCTCGCCCAGCAGGCCTATGATGCCAGCAAGCTCTTCAATCCAATCTTCAACGCTGGCAAAGTCACCATCCCCGGCAATCAGCTTGACGTTCTGTGGCAACCCACGCCCGACGATCGCATCAACTTCTCTGTCAGCTACATCAAGAACCGGAACAAGGATTTTGTTACGCCCAGTGGCGTCAGCTATAATGGCCTCTCCGGCCCGTATGCGGCAGACTGGACCATTAATGGCGGTATCAGCCATGACTTCCACTTCACGTCTGGTTATGTTCGCGCTCAGGCTGACGCGCGTTATGAAAGCCACTGGTATGCAGATTTCGTTCACAATCCTGGTACGAGGCAGGATGCCTATGCCAAGGTCAACGCGGCGATCACTTATTACTCCGATGACGGTAGTTGGAATGCCGGAATTTGGGGACGCAATCTTACCGATAAGGTTGTGATCGCGGCTACTGCTGCTGCCGGTATCCCTGGTCCTGCCACTGCCTATCTTGACTCGCCACGGACTTACGGCCTGCGTGCAGGGTTCAAGTTCTGA
- a CDS encoding SDR family NAD(P)-dependent oxidoreductase, translated as MGTLDGKSLIVTGAGGGIGAAAAQVLAAAGARLVLSDNNREAGEAAADAVRRGGGEAIFIPADLASEQEIASLVARTVDTYGKVDGAFNNAGVEQRNKPLDELTLEEWELAIRIDLTAVFLCIKHQVKAMLAGGGGSIVNTASSLGQVGLAGASEYCAAKHGVVGVTRAAGADYGSRGVRVNAILPGITATPMIERLSKDVHLADIFERLKLRHSMHRFGQPSEIGDAVAWLLSDQASFVNGATIAVDGGYLSI; from the coding sequence ATGGGCACGCTCGACGGCAAATCGCTGATCGTGACGGGCGCAGGGGGCGGCATCGGTGCCGCGGCGGCGCAGGTGCTCGCCGCGGCAGGCGCCCGCCTTGTGCTCAGTGACAATAATCGGGAAGCTGGCGAGGCAGCGGCCGATGCTGTGCGCCGGGGGGGCGGGGAAGCAATCTTCATACCGGCGGATCTTGCGTCCGAGCAGGAGATTGCTTCCCTTGTCGCGCGCACGGTCGACACATACGGAAAAGTGGATGGGGCGTTCAACAATGCCGGGGTCGAGCAGCGTAACAAGCCGCTCGACGAGCTGACCCTGGAAGAGTGGGAACTGGCGATCCGCATCGATCTCACCGCGGTATTCCTGTGCATCAAACATCAGGTAAAGGCGATGCTTGCAGGTGGTGGGGGATCGATCGTCAACACGGCGTCGTCGCTCGGTCAGGTAGGGTTGGCCGGAGCCTCCGAATATTGTGCGGCCAAGCATGGCGTGGTCGGCGTCACGCGGGCGGCCGGTGCGGATTATGGCTCGCGCGGCGTTCGGGTTAATGCCATTCTACCTGGCATTACCGCGACCCCCATGATCGAGCGGTTAAGCAAAGACGTGCATCTTGCCGATATTTTTGAACGATTGAAGCTCCGGCACTCCATGCACCGTTTTGGCCAACCAAGCGAGATCGGCGACGCTGTGGCCTGGCTGTTGTCCGATCAGGCTTCGTTCGTGAACGGTGCCACTATTGCCGTCGACGGCGGCTATCTCTCTATCTGA
- a CDS encoding SRPBCC family protein, which produces MYALSYAIPVNPPGADPVLDREQVWRGLEMKAENALPFVPGMTQCDVVERKDNMILRDVTFKGSSHREEILLHAPVQVQFERVGENGFIQNTISDSDAGLQLTFTFGLNFPDTEAGSEAEKAKGNEMKGAYIGAVAATLDRVRQMVRDGEI; this is translated from the coding sequence ATGTACGCGCTCTCCTACGCCATCCCAGTCAATCCGCCGGGCGCGGACCCAGTGCTGGATCGCGAACAAGTGTGGCGGGGTCTTGAGATGAAGGCCGAAAATGCGCTGCCCTTCGTGCCGGGCATGACTCAGTGCGATGTTGTCGAGCGAAAGGACAACATGATCCTTCGCGATGTTACCTTCAAAGGCAGTTCGCATCGTGAAGAAATCCTGCTGCACGCGCCGGTGCAGGTGCAGTTTGAGCGGGTAGGCGAGAACGGCTTTATTCAGAACACCATTTCGGATTCAGACGCTGGGCTGCAATTAACCTTCACCTTCGGTCTCAACTTTCCCGATACGGAAGCAGGTTCGGAAGCCGAAAAGGCCAAGGGTAACGAGATGAAGGGCGCGTATATCGGCGCGGTCGCGGCCACGCTCGATCGCGTACGCCAGATGGTGCGGGACGGGGAAATCTGA
- a CDS encoding nuclear transport factor 2 family protein, whose product MVADHWVLERFRAVDRKDIDGFVNMLTNDHKFVFGARPPVIGKDDARTVVLHFWKMIGRLRHNIWRITESDDLIFVEANVDYERLDGKVVTVPCCDVIRTRGRLLCEQRAYLDQSEVFASALESDRRWDA is encoded by the coding sequence ATGGTCGCAGATCATTGGGTCTTGGAGCGGTTTCGCGCCGTCGACCGGAAAGACATTGATGGCTTCGTCAACATGCTGACCAATGACCACAAGTTCGTCTTCGGCGCACGGCCGCCGGTGATCGGTAAAGACGATGCCCGCACAGTGGTCCTGCATTTCTGGAAGATGATCGGTCGCCTGCGCCACAATATCTGGCGAATTACCGAAAGCGACGATCTGATCTTCGTGGAAGCCAACGTCGATTACGAGCGATTGGATGGCAAGGTCGTCACCGTGCCCTGTTGTGACGTTATCCGCACACGGGGACGTCTACTGTGTGAACAGCGCGCCTATTTGGATCAGAGTGAGGTGTTCGCCTCCGCGCTGGAAAGCGATCGCCGCTGGGACGCGTGA
- a CDS encoding cytochrome P450 has translation MNKTTEGFGDWSCYSATPAESLALFEAARGCPVVHSEAHDGFTLLLDYKAVRKAMADHRRFSSEPQVLRPMLPRKPIPALEMDPPRHSAWRAIFSKALPPGTDARMEPFVRADIRRHLGRIGPTGACDIVKQICEPVPAETICHLVGVDEAKVPAIRHAAIKMFAAQGDPELFGQQQAAFGALTIGEVHDRRAHPREDFLTSLVGLEVEGRALDDDDFVVLFAAFLGAGHHSTSSAMASLIWAVFSDATLRNRLRGDRSLIGQAVEETLRLYPPFYGFFRRTTCPIEVNGAEIPEGRDIYMGWAAANRDPEQFERPHVFDIGRASTRHMAFGFGIHSCPGAALARMELTVLLDELLDALPDLSLDGPAPAFAFGGGDYCYLPSLNVRFTPKLIVEAV, from the coding sequence ATGAACAAGACGACCGAGGGGTTTGGAGACTGGAGTTGCTACTCCGCCACTCCCGCCGAGAGCCTGGCCCTGTTCGAAGCGGCGCGCGGCTGCCCTGTAGTACACAGTGAGGCACATGACGGGTTCACTTTGCTGCTGGACTATAAGGCAGTGCGGAAAGCAATGGCCGATCATCGCCGCTTTTCTTCGGAACCGCAGGTGTTGCGGCCGATGCTGCCGCGAAAACCGATCCCCGCTCTGGAAATGGACCCGCCGCGCCATTCCGCGTGGCGCGCCATCTTCTCCAAGGCGTTGCCGCCTGGGACGGACGCACGCATGGAACCGTTTGTGCGGGCAGATATCCGCCGCCATCTTGGACGAATAGGGCCGACCGGCGCTTGCGATATCGTAAAGCAAATTTGCGAACCGGTTCCTGCGGAAACGATATGTCATCTGGTAGGCGTGGATGAAGCGAAAGTGCCGGCCATCAGGCATGCGGCCATCAAGATGTTCGCGGCGCAGGGCGATCCGGAGCTGTTCGGCCAGCAACAGGCCGCCTTCGGCGCCCTGACGATAGGCGAAGTCCACGACCGCCGTGCTCATCCGCGCGAGGATTTCCTGACATCGCTTGTTGGGCTGGAAGTGGAGGGCAGGGCACTTGATGACGATGACTTCGTGGTCCTGTTCGCTGCATTTCTGGGGGCTGGTCACCATTCGACCAGTTCGGCCATGGCCAGCCTGATTTGGGCGGTCTTTTCCGACGCGACACTACGCAACCGGCTCAGAGGCGACCGCAGTCTCATCGGACAGGCGGTAGAGGAGACATTGCGTCTTTATCCGCCTTTCTATGGATTCTTCCGTCGCACGACTTGCCCGATCGAAGTGAACGGCGCTGAAATACCGGAAGGGCGCGACATCTATATGGGCTGGGCTGCGGCAAACCGCGATCCCGAGCAGTTCGAACGACCCCATGTCTTCGACATCGGCCGAGCCTCCACACGGCATATGGCGTTTGGCTTCGGTATCCATAGCTGTCCCGGCGCAGCTCTCGCGCGCATGGAACTTACCGTTCTGCTGGACGAGTTGTTGGATGCTCTGCCGGATCTCTCTCTGGACGGTCCGGCCCCGGCATTCGCCTTTGGCGGGGGTGACTATTGCTACTTGCCCTCCCTGAACGTGCGCTTCACCCCCAAACTGATCGTGGAGGCTGTATGA
- a CDS encoding nuclear transport factor 2 family protein encodes MTDEEKLALIWDERSITKTMLNFGRALDIGDWPLYRSTFTDNILVDFKRLTTFDEIQVSADDWTRFAELILSPVRRHHVFTNFDIKVERDRAFAIVYMTARHWKASDMGASEYNQYGWYDVHFVRQGEEWKIARIKHDFQWVSGNNAMFDMSEPKLAENMNLVFCTANRDAAINALKIW; translated from the coding sequence ATGACTGACGAAGAAAAGCTCGCTCTGATTTGGGACGAGCGATCCATAACAAAAACAATGCTTAATTTTGGGCGCGCACTCGATATTGGCGACTGGCCACTCTATCGGTCCACATTTACGGACAACATATTGGTCGATTTCAAGCGGCTGACGACCTTCGATGAAATTCAGGTCAGCGCGGACGATTGGACACGGTTTGCTGAGTTGATCCTAAGTCCCGTGCGGCGACATCACGTGTTCACTAACTTCGATATCAAGGTCGAGCGTGATCGCGCTTTCGCTATCGTCTACATGACCGCGCGTCATTGGAAAGCGAGCGATATGGGGGCGTCGGAATACAATCAATATGGTTGGTACGATGTCCATTTCGTCCGCCAAGGCGAAGAATGGAAGATCGCCCGGATAAAGCATGATTTTCAGTGGGTTTCAGGGAACAACGCGATGTTCGACATGAGCGAACCGAAACTGGCGGAAAATATGAATTTGGTTTTCTGTACGGCTAATCGCGATGCGGCAATCAACGCCCTGAAGATCTGGTAG
- a CDS encoding response regulator, whose translation MAVVLIVDDEFGIADVLQDFLEDEGHTVLTAINGRAALERMAEQPPDLVLSDYMMPVMDGAGLLAKMAADQKLSKVPVAIMSSLPEPAVAEHCSGYAAFLRKPFRIGDVAALVERLLPGR comes from the coding sequence GTGGCCGTCGTGCTGATCGTCGATGATGAGTTCGGTATTGCCGACGTACTGCAGGATTTTCTGGAGGATGAAGGTCATACGGTACTCACCGCAATCAACGGACGCGCCGCGCTTGAGCGTATGGCCGAGCAACCCCCCGATCTGGTTCTCTCCGACTATATGATGCCCGTCATGGACGGTGCCGGACTACTCGCGAAAATGGCGGCAGATCAGAAACTGTCCAAAGTGCCTGTAGCCATTATGAGCTCGCTGCCCGAACCCGCCGTAGCCGAGCATTGCTCTGGTTACGCCGCCTTCCTGCGCAAGCCGTTCAGGATCGGCGACGTCGCGGCACTGGTCGAGCGCCTCCTGCCTGGTCGGTAA
- a CDS encoding RAD55 family ATPase, producing MARGPTGIEGLDAILGGGFVRGGIAIIQGQPGAGKTILGNQICYNHVAAGGRALYVTLLAESHSRMLGHIGQLAFFDEGAIPDRIYYMSAFRVLEEEGLKGLLSVLRREVQRREAGVVVLDGLVAVEETAESPREFKKFIHELQTQATLADCTMFLLTSASAASLPRAAEHTMVDGVVEMQSELYGRRAERHLQVHKRRGGGFLRGQHAYRINDDGIVVFPRTEALFERPKGRQKLDPTDRLTTSIACLDEMIGGGIVRGSSTAVVGPTGIGKTIFGMHFLNGCSAKEPGLFFGMHEMPEAIHAQAGNLGMLLPQHIDSGNVAVKWWPTTEGILDQVCADLLEAVRQHNVRRVFIDGIDGFTQIASDPARVSHVVTALSNELRALNVTTLWSVQVDLGYHEAATPLSGLALQGLSPIVENIIMMRHVELRSRLHRMMTVLKARLSPIDRSLRTFRIEKSGIVVDPDARNSEAILAELLEGRSPRRSLSYNGETGGK from the coding sequence ATGGCACGCGGTCCGACCGGAATCGAAGGTCTCGACGCCATTCTGGGCGGGGGTTTCGTGCGGGGTGGCATTGCCATCATTCAGGGGCAACCCGGTGCGGGCAAGACCATCCTGGGCAACCAGATTTGCTATAATCATGTCGCTGCCGGAGGCCGCGCCCTTTATGTCACGCTGCTTGCGGAAAGCCACTCCCGCATGCTCGGGCATATTGGGCAACTGGCGTTCTTTGATGAAGGCGCCATTCCCGATCGCATCTACTATATGAGCGCCTTCCGCGTACTGGAGGAAGAAGGGCTGAAGGGTCTGCTCAGCGTCTTGCGCCGCGAAGTGCAAAGGCGCGAGGCCGGCGTGGTCGTGCTGGACGGCCTTGTCGCCGTTGAAGAGACGGCAGAAAGTCCTCGCGAATTCAAGAAATTCATTCACGAGCTACAAACGCAGGCCACATTGGCGGACTGCACGATGTTCCTGCTCACCAGTGCAAGCGCCGCAAGCCTCCCCCGAGCCGCCGAGCACACGATGGTGGATGGCGTGGTAGAGATGCAGAGCGAACTGTACGGTCGCCGCGCCGAGCGTCACCTTCAGGTACACAAGCGGCGCGGCGGGGGTTTCCTCCGGGGGCAGCATGCCTATCGCATCAACGACGACGGCATCGTGGTTTTCCCCCGCACCGAAGCTCTGTTCGAGCGGCCTAAAGGGCGGCAGAAGCTGGATCCCACCGACAGGCTAACGACATCCATTGCCTGTCTGGATGAGATGATCGGCGGGGGCATCGTCAGGGGCTCCTCCACTGCCGTGGTCGGGCCGACTGGGATCGGGAAGACTATATTCGGAATGCATTTTCTGAACGGATGTAGCGCCAAGGAGCCCGGCCTGTTCTTTGGCATGCACGAAATGCCCGAAGCAATCCATGCGCAAGCCGGAAACCTCGGGATGCTGCTCCCCCAGCACATCGACAGTGGCAATGTTGCAGTGAAATGGTGGCCGACGACTGAAGGCATATTAGATCAAGTTTGCGCCGATCTTCTGGAAGCGGTGCGGCAACATAATGTTCGCAGAGTGTTTATCGACGGCATAGATGGATTTACGCAAATTGCGTCTGACCCTGCACGTGTCAGCCATGTTGTGACGGCTCTCTCTAATGAGTTACGCGCGCTTAACGTCACGACGCTCTGGAGCGTCCAAGTGGACCTGGGTTATCATGAAGCGGCCACACCGCTGAGCGGGCTTGCGCTTCAGGGACTCTCCCCGATTGTAGAAAACATCATCATGATGCGTCACGTCGAGTTGCGCTCCCGGTTGCACCGCATGATGACGGTTCTCAAGGCACGGCTCAGCCCCATCGATCGATCCCTGCGCACCTTCAGAATCGAGAAATCAGGCATAGTAGTAGATCCGGATGCACGTAATTCAGAAGCCATACTGGCAGAGCTGTTGGAGGGTCGTTCGCCCCGCCGGTCGCTTAGCTATAATGGCGAAACTGGCGGGAAATAG